Proteins encoded together in one candidate division WOR-3 bacterium window:
- the ribD gene encoding bifunctional diaminohydroxyphosphoribosylaminopyrimidine deaminase/5-amino-6-(5-phosphoribosylamino)uracil reductase RibD: MVSAKQRRWTAQDERFMRRALELAARGCGLVSPNPMVGAVLVKNGRVVGEGFHRRFGGPHAEIEALKAAGKAAQGATLYVTMEPCCFEGKTPACTAALMQAGIKRVVAAMIDPNPRVKGKGVKCLRRQGIEVETGLLREEAQRLNEAYVTFMAEHRPFVMLKVAMSLDGMMATGEGESQWITSERAREVGQQLRLIADAVIVGVNTVIADNPLLTCRLNKQKRLLRIVLDSDLRLPLGSRLFEAPDKVLVFTACGNGAKVRRLSRKGAEVVRVRMERRGRLQWQDILAELYRRQVMSVLIEGGATVVSSALEAGVVDKAYFFQAPKVLGPGKSFSAGMRPRSLKGALVLKDVRHIELGDDILTEGYVYRFS, encoded by the coding sequence ATGGTTAGTGCGAAGCAAAGGAGATGGACCGCACAGGATGAGCGGTTTATGCGCCGGGCACTGGAACTGGCGGCAAGGGGTTGCGGTCTGGTGTCGCCCAATCCGATGGTCGGCGCGGTACTGGTAAAAAATGGCCGGGTTGTTGGTGAAGGGTTTCATCGTCGTTTTGGCGGTCCCCATGCCGAGATTGAAGCGCTCAAAGCGGCGGGTAAAGCGGCGCAGGGTGCGACGCTTTATGTGACGATGGAACCATGCTGTTTTGAAGGCAAGACGCCCGCCTGCACCGCAGCGTTGATGCAAGCGGGGATTAAACGGGTGGTTGCGGCGATGATTGACCCGAATCCGCGGGTTAAAGGTAAGGGGGTGAAATGTCTCCGGCGCCAGGGGATTGAGGTTGAGACCGGGCTTTTGAGAGAAGAGGCGCAGCGTTTGAATGAGGCGTATGTGACATTTATGGCAGAGCACCGGCCATTTGTGATGTTGAAGGTCGCGATGAGTTTGGACGGAATGATGGCAACCGGCGAGGGCGAATCGCAGTGGATTACAAGCGAGCGGGCGCGCGAGGTGGGACAGCAGTTGCGGTTGATCGCCGATGCGGTGATTGTGGGTGTTAATACCGTAATTGCTGACAACCCGCTTTTGACCTGCCGGCTAAACAAACAGAAGCGACTGTTGCGTATCGTGCTTGATTCCGATTTGCGATTGCCGCTCGGGAGCCGGCTTTTTGAAGCTCCGGACAAGGTGTTGGTTTTCACGGCATGCGGTAATGGGGCTAAGGTACGGCGGCTTAGCCGGAAAGGGGCAGAGGTGGTGCGGGTGCGGATGGAACGCCGCGGCCGACTCCAGTGGCAGGACATTTTGGCAGAACTTTATCGGCGGCAGGTGATGAGCGTTTTAATTGAGGGTGGGGCAACAGTGGTGAGTTCGGCACTGGAAGCTGGCGTGGTTGATAAGGCGTACTTTTTTCAGGCACCCAAGGTTTTGGGACCGGGTAAGAGTTTCAGTGCCGGGATGAGACCACGGTCGTTGAAAG